The genomic DNA AGGCTGGTTATTGAGGAATTCCTGGATGGACCTGAGGCTTCTTATATGTGTTTCGTGGACGGCGAGACATTCGTCCCAATGATTCCGTCACAGGATCATAAGCGCGCATACGATAACGACGAAGGCCCCAACACAGGCGGCATGGGCTGTTATTCGCCTGTTCCTGTCGTAACCGGCGAAGTGTCTAAGGTTGTGCAAGAATCTATTGTCAAACCTACACTAGCCGCGCTTAAGATAATGGGGATTTATTATACAGGTGTGCTCTATGTCGGTCTAGCGCTGACGAGTAAAGGTCCGAAAGTTGTCGAGTTCAACTGCCGCTTCGGCGACCCGGAGACGCAAGTTGTGCTGCCGCTTTTACAGACCGATCTGGTTGAAATAATGCTGGCTACGGCTCTAGGAAGACTCGACAGCATCGACGTTAACTGGTACAATAAGAAAGCACTTTGTGTTGTAATGGCCTCGGGCGGTTACCCGGGCAGTTACGAGAAGGGCAAGGTCATCACCGGCGTTGGTGAGGCCGAATCTAACGAAGGCGTTATTGTGTTCCACGCGGGCACCGAGAGCAAGGACGGAAAAACCGTTACATCAGGTGGTCGCGTTCTTGGCGTGACTGCCGTGGCCGAGAGTTTTGAAAATTGCATCAGTAAAGCCTATGCGGCAGTGGACAAGATTCACTTCGATAGAGCGCATTTTAGACATGATATTGGAAGACGACTGATCGTTTGATCGTGGATCGTTGATCGACCTATATTTATGAGGTTCGGAAAAATGCCAGGTAAAGTAGCAATTATAATGGGCAGCAAGTCCGATTCGGAGATTATGAAGGGCGCTGCCGATATGCTCACGGATTTCGGGGTGGCGAACGAGACATACGTGATCTCGGCTCACCGCACACCGCATGCAGCTATTGAGTTTGCGTCCAAGGCAGAAGAAAACGGCTTCGAGGTGATCATAGCGGGCGCAGGGATGGCTGCACACCTGCCGGGCGTGCTGGCGGCGATCACTCCCCTGCCCGTCATCGGTGTCCCGACAAAGTCCGCCGCCCTGAGCGGCGTTGACTCATTGTATTCTATAGTGCAGATGCCGACAGGAATCCCCGTCGCGACAGTCGCGATAGACGGCGCAAAAAACGCCGGAATCCTGGCTGTGCAGATATTGAGCGTAAAATATCCCGAACTGCGTGATGCAATTAAGAAGCATAAAGAGAAACTGGCGGCGGCTGGAGCGGTCAAACTATAACATAGATGTTCGGGCAGATTTGCAATCTTGCCCGTATATGACCAAATGGGATATTTGATCCCACGGCATCACAGATGCCATTTGGCCGGAGAGGGCACGGATTTCAAATCCGTCCCAACACAATATTGCGAGGTAATCGATGCTTGAGAGATACTCTCTGCCTAAAATGAAATCAATCTGGAGCGAAGAGAACAAGTTCCAGAGTTGGCTGGATGTAGAAATTGCAGTTTGCGCTGCGCAGGAGCGCTTCGGCAACATACCCAAAGGTACCGCTGAAAAGGTAAAGGCAGGTGCCAAGTTTTCTGTCGAACGGATCAGCGAGATCGAAAAAGAGACCGCTCACGACCTGATCGCGTTCGTCAAGTGCGTCACCGAAAACCTTGGTGAAGAGGGCCGCTACGTCCATTACGGCGTGACCAGCTACGATATCGAGGACACCGCTACCGCTCTGCGTATGCGCCAGGCTGCCGACATCATAATCGAAGACCTCGAAAAACTGCTGGAAGCTATCGCGAAGCAGGCTAAAGCGCACAAGATGACCCCGATGATCGGTCGCACGCACGGCGTCCAGGCTGAGCCGATCACATTTGGCTTCAAAATGGCTGTATGGTATTCCGAGGTCCAGCGCGATCTTGAGCGCATGAAAGCTGCCCGCGAGGCTATCAGCACAGGCAAGATTTCGGGCGCGGTCGGCATATTCGGCAACATCGGACCCGATCAGGAAGAGTTTGTCTGCAATCTTCTGGGTCTCAAGCCAGCGCCTGTATCAACCCAAATCATCCAGCGCGACAGGCACGCTCAGTTCCTTACGACACTTGCGATTATCGCGTCGGGCTGTGAGAACTTCGCCACCGAGATGCGAAACCTCCAGCGAACGGAAATCCTGGAAGTCCAGGAGATGTTTTTGCCCGGCCAGAGAGGGTCGTCGGCTATGCCTCACAAGCGCAACCCGTGGCGGTTTGAAACTATTTGCAGCCTTGCGAGGGTGATCCGCTCGAACGCGATCCCGGCTATGGAGAATATCGTATCCTGGCACGAGCGCGACCTGGTGAACTCAGCCGCAGAGAGAATAATTTTACCCGATAGCTGCCTTGCGGTGGACTTCATGCTCAACTCTCTCACTCGTCTGCTGGGCAGGCTGGAAGTGAACGAGGACAACATGAAGCGAAACCTCGAGATGATGGGCCAGCTTGTGTTCAGCGAGCACGTGCTGCTGGC from Armatimonadota bacterium includes the following:
- the purB gene encoding adenylosuccinate lyase, whose translation is MLERYSLPKMKSIWSEENKFQSWLDVEIAVCAAQERFGNIPKGTAEKVKAGAKFSVERISEIEKETAHDLIAFVKCVTENLGEEGRYVHYGVTSYDIEDTATALRMRQAADIIIEDLEKLLEAIAKQAKAHKMTPMIGRTHGVQAEPITFGFKMAVWYSEVQRDLERMKAAREAISTGKISGAVGIFGNIGPDQEEFVCNLLGLKPAPVSTQIIQRDRHAQFLTTLAIIASGCENFATEMRNLQRTEILEVQEMFLPGQRGSSAMPHKRNPWRFETICSLARVIRSNAIPAMENIVSWHERDLVNSAAERIILPDSCLAVDFMLNSLTRLLGRLEVNEDNMKRNLEMMGQLVFSEHVLLALIQKGMTREEGYKIAQRNAAKCWDEGISFRQALEKDPDVQQRLTSDDLDKCFDLEHHLRNVDTIFERLGLD
- the purD gene encoding phosphoribosylamine--glycine ligase, giving the protein MKVLIIGSGGREHALAWKIAQSDKVDKIYAWPGNAGIGQIAECVSGSVMDIKGAADFAEKEKIDLTVVGPESPLIAGMVDEFQRRGLTVFGPNKAAAQMEGSKVFAKKLMIDNGIPTAMCEVFDDPAKAYAYIESVASKTDAPIVVKADGEAAGKGVFINKTKADAIESVDIIMKQKAFGASGDRLVIEEFLDGPEASYMCFVDGETFVPMIPSQDHKRAYDNDEGPNTGGMGCYSPVPVVTGEVSKVVQESIVKPTLAALKIMGIYYTGVLYVGLALTSKGPKVVEFNCRFGDPETQVVLPLLQTDLVEIMLATALGRLDSIDVNWYNKKALCVVMASGGYPGSYEKGKVITGVGEAESNEGVIVFHAGTESKDGKTVTSGGRVLGVTAVAESFENCISKAYAAVDKIHFDRAHFRHDIGRRLIV
- the purE gene encoding 5-(carboxyamino)imidazole ribonucleotide mutase, translated to MPGKVAIIMGSKSDSEIMKGAADMLTDFGVANETYVISAHRTPHAAIEFASKAEENGFEVIIAGAGMAAHLPGVLAAITPLPVIGVPTKSAALSGVDSLYSIVQMPTGIPVATVAIDGAKNAGILAVQILSVKYPELRDAIKKHKEKLAAAGAVKL